The genomic stretch AAACTCAAGTTCGTTTAACATATTGAAATTTTCTATCGAATTTCCAAGCAAACTTGCATAAACTCTGCAAAGTTCAATTAAAAATTGATTTAAATTCTCGTCAAGGCTTTTGTGAACAACAAGTGCAAGCCCGTTAATGCCTCTGTGCTTTTTAATAGGTATAATTAATACACCAAAGTCTTTGTCAGGTAAGTAAGATTCATCAACATTAATGATATTGCCTGAAGCTAATGAAATACCAATTCTACCTTCATTTATTAAAGTTTCAAAAAGTTTTTCAAAATAACTTTCAGAGCCTGCAGGTAAAGCAAGCTTTAGCTCGAAATCAGGAGTATTGTCATCAGAAAGCATATAAAGGGCACTTAGTTCAGCATCAGGCAGACGGCTGAAAACTGTAAGACCTTCCCGGTATAAATCTGGAAGCTTGAGAGTTTTACTTGTAATTACCGTAAATCTGTCTATAGCCTTAAGAAATTCTTTCCAATGGCTCTTTGAATTTGTATATGTTGAGTATGTATCGGTCATAATTGTTATCTTAATAGTAAATTAGTAGATTCGTGATAACTTTTGGTCATCAATTCCACAGATGATGTAAAAAAGTTATCATTCAATTTTAGTACTTCCCATGCCAGTTTATTCGGTTCCTCAACAATCACATCTTCGCTGTATCCGTATCCGTACATAGCACCGGCAATGTTAGCAACATGTGTAGCTGCAACTACTTCACTATAACTGTTATCAACGATACCTGTGTTATGATATCGAATTGTATATTTGATTGCAGGCGGCAAGTTCCACTTTTCGGCTAAAAGTTCTCCGGCAACTGCATGCGATATGCCAATTATTTTAGTTTCTGCATCTGAAAATGAAGTTTTATTTTCAAGACTGTATTTTAAAACTCTGTTATATTCTTCAGGGATTGTATTTAGAAATAGTAATTTTCCCAAATCATGCATAATTCCAGTTAAAAAATATGATTCTAAATCTTTTGCATGTATTGCTTTTCCAATCAAACGGGTCATAATTCCGACACCAATAGAATGTTGCCAGAAAGCCACAGGATTAAAATATTTGTTATCAAATCTCTTATTAAAAAAGTCCATTATTGTCATGGCTATGACTAAATTCTTTACCTCTTCAAATCCTATGTATGAAATAGCTTGTGTAATATTCTGAATTCTTCCGTAGAAGCCATAAATCGGAGAATTTGCTGCTCTGAGCACCTTGCTTGCCGATGCCTGGTCCTGACATATTACATCAGCGACATCAT from Ignavibacteriota bacterium encodes the following:
- a CDS encoding HDOD domain-containing protein, with translation MSDEKINIDFLVSKINSFPTLPTIYYKISEVIDNPHSTANDVADVICQDQASASKVLRAANSPIYGFYGRIQNITQAISYIGFEEVKNLVIAMTIMDFFNKRFDNKYFNPVAFWQHSIGVGIMTRLIGKAIHAKDLESYFLTGIMHDLGKLLFLNTIPEEYNRVLKYSLENKTSFSDAETKIIGISHAVAGELLAEKWNLPPAIKYTIRYHNTGIVDNSYSEVVAATHVANIAGAMYGYGYSEDVIVEEPNKLAWEVLKLNDNFFTSSVELMTKSYHESTNLLLR